A genome region from Caldisericia bacterium includes the following:
- a CDS encoding YebC/PmpR family DNA-binding transcriptional regulator produces MSGHSKWHNIQARKSAVDKKKGKLFSKLIREITIAAREGGGDPETNPRLRTAIEKAKEANMPSENIKKAILRGTGQLEGQKYEEIVYEGYGPGGVAVYVEAVTDNKNRTTAEIRRIFSRHGGSLGENGCVSWMFERKGQLKIDPQGMSDDDILLISADAGAEDLKREDSEVYVYTSPSDLYKVKQSLEENGIKVVSADFVMIPKNSVKVEGEKAEQTLKLISELEDHDDIQKVFSNFEISDEEMERIALSMK; encoded by the coding sequence GTGTCAGGACATTCCAAATGGCATAACATACAGGCAAGAAAATCTGCAGTTGATAAAAAGAAAGGGAAGCTCTTCAGTAAGCTCATAAGAGAGATAACCATTGCTGCAAGAGAAGGTGGAGGAGATCCAGAGACAAATCCAAGACTTAGAACTGCCATAGAGAAGGCAAAGGAAGCCAATATGCCCTCTGAGAATATTAAGAAGGCGATACTAAGAGGCACAGGACAGTTAGAGGGTCAGAAGTATGAGGAAATAGTTTACGAAGGTTATGGACCTGGAGGAGTTGCTGTCTATGTGGAAGCTGTAACTGACAACAAGAATAGAACAACTGCAGAAATTAGAAGAATATTCTCAAGACATGGAGGAAGCCTTGGAGAAAATGGATGTGTCTCATGGATGTTTGAAAGAAAAGGGCAGTTAAAAATTGACCCTCAGGGAATGTCAGATGATGATATACTTCTAATCTCTGCCGATGCAGGAGCTGAAGACCTTAAAAGGGAAGATAGTGAAGTCTATGTCTATACCTCTCCCTCTGACCTTTACAAAGTAAAGCAATCCCTTGAGGAGAATGGCATTAAAGTTGTATCCGCAGATTTTGTAATGATACCAAAGAATAGTGTAAAAGTAGAGGGTGAGAAAGCAGAGCAGACACTCAAACTCATAAGTGAACTTGAAGATCATGACGATATTCAGAAAGTATTTTCAAATTTTGAAATTTCCGATGAGGAAATGGAAAGAATAGCTCTTTCCATGAAATAG